The Papio anubis isolate 15944 chromosome 1, Panubis1.0, whole genome shotgun sequence genome window below encodes:
- the LOC116271473 gene encoding 60S ribosomal protein L29-like, which translates to MDFSKKCNKKGLKKMQANNAKAMRALAEPIKALIKPKEFKPKMPKGVSHKLNQLAYITHAKLGKHAWALIAKGLRLCGPKAKAKDQTKAQAAAPASVPAQAPKDAQAPTKTSE; encoded by the coding sequence ATGGACTTTTCCAAGAAATGCAACAAGAAGGGCCTAAAGAAGATGCAGGCTAACAATGCCAAGGCCATGCGTGCACTTGCTGAGCCTATCAAGGCCCTCATTAAGCCAAAGGAGTTTAAGCCCAAGATGCCAAAGGGTGTCAGCCACAAGCTCAATCAACTTGCCTACATTACCCATGCCAAGCTTGGGAAGCATGCTTGGGCCCTCATTGCCAAGGGGCTCAGGTTGTGTGGGCCAAAGGCCAAAGCCAAGGATCAAACCAAGGCCCAGGCTGCAGCTCCAGCTTCAGTTCCAGCTCAGGCTCCCAAAGATGCCCAGGCCCCTACAAAGACTTCAGAGTAG